The genomic interval TGGTGAATGGCCTTCTCGAAGAGCTCGGTACCGGGGCCGCAACGTTTGTGCAGAGCTTCGTAGCGCCGGAGCTTAGCCGCCAGGTGCGGTGACGGAGGGCGGCTGGGGTTCTTCCAGTAGGAGACGGCGTGGTAGCGGCTGAGGCAGGAAGATTCGTCGAAATCGCCGGAGAGGAGGCCGCCGAGAAGCttgtcgtcgtcgtcgtcatctCTTGGCGTCAAAGATCCATCCTTCCAACCTGCAAATGAATATGATTGATGACAACAAAATGAAGTCCCTGATATCTCCTTCACAGTGATCGAAGTAAACTTCTTACCTATTCTTTCTCTGATTACATGAGGAAGGAGGCGATCTAAATATGTGTTGAAGGCGGATTGAGTGACAAGGAGCAGCAGAGGAAGAAGCATCAAACAGGTGATCGTCATCGCTCCAGTGGTCTTCCTCACCCAACTGCTATGCCTCTCCATCTCAAGCTTGCTTCTTCCTTGAATTTCCAGATCGCCGGAActcttcttctgcttcttcttcttctcggggTGCTTGTGGCTTCATTGGCTCTTCAACCTTATTCACGTGCCATTCAGCCAAAGGCTTGGAATCGACGTTTCTGTGTGGACTGTGGAGTGCAAAAGCAAGCACAGATGCGGATGATCAAACAGCAGCATTGATCTGAAGGTAAGTTAATTGAGATCAGAAGCAAAAGACCTCGGAGAAAGTAAAATAAGTATCGTAGGGTTGACTTTCAGTGACCACATCACATGCTGGTGTTCTCTCCTTCAATTCATTGAGTGGCTTGTTGACTTTGATTGTTAGGCAAAAataacaagaagaaaaaaagtgcttataaattttaaaagacatttcaaatttagtttttttttaaaaaaaatatctctgatttaataaaagataagTTATAGCATCCCTTATCCCTTCTTTTTTAAACATTATAACAacactttttattttaaaaatatttttatttcaatattattataaGAATGGTAATTTCAATTAACCGATCTGATCTCATAGAAGTTGTCCATTGATCATTAGGTAAATTGAAAAGAGCACGTGGTGACTAGCCCAAAAGTTCAGCATCCTTTAATTATGCCcctaaaaatttctacaaatacctCATAGCTAGGTTCGAACTGTGGGTACATGAGTGATAACCTGAATATCCTATCGCAATACCATAATCCCGGAAACTAAAATGATAATCTTAGTTAGCTTAATTGATTATCCCTCGGGTGACCGGTCCGGTCCCACGAAAGTTTCCCACCCGCCATCAAGGGTAAATCAAGAAGCGCACAGCAAGCAACCCAATATTATTATAgcaatgataatcccagttagccttATTGATTATCCTTGGGTGATCAACCTGGTCTCATGGAAATTTTCAACCGATcactaggataaatcgggaagcacacACAGCGGCTAGCCCATCATCCTTTGGTTATGTCCCCCATTTGggaaaaaaattctacaaatataTCATAGTTGGGGTTTAAACCATGGATATCTGGTAACAAACTACATGTCCTACCGTGACATCATGACCTGggacaaaaatttaaaaacagcTACATGGAAAATATTAGTATAGCAATGTAACTACAATAGGTAGTCCTAGGATGTCCAATTAATTCGAAAGTGAAATGTTTGTTATAATAATGTAGGGATCAAATCCTTAGTCTTGGACTATAGTGTTAAGTTATCATTTAGTCATCATCCATAGCTTGATCCCTAgctatgatatatttatagaaattttttttaatagaataTGTAATCATGAGATATTGGACCTCTAAACCATCCACCATACTAATGACAAAAATTTATGTAAGCTCGGATGGATCACCCTAGAATATGATATTAtcggattttttttttactaaattataGTAGCCAATTACTAGCTGCTACATTTGAGTATCCATTAAATTGTATTTCTTTTACAATGATTTTGatctttttaaaatgattttatcaagattaattaatattaattgaaGGGTAAACAATGATTATATAAAAGTACATTATGTATAATTTGACGttcatgatttaccttctccgtattGACCCTGGGACAGATTGACGGGGGCACTGGGGCaaacgtattcgcctttttgccatcattatgtataatttgactaaatcaattttaaaaataatttaattttacacGTAACtactatttattattatattattgaaataaaagtattttttagAATAAAAGGCGTTGTTTTGGTGTTTACAAAAGGAGGGACCATAGTTTGTAAATTCGCGATTCGGATCGTAGGATTGTACGATCCTACGACCAGGATCGTGCGGAATCGCTTTTTGCAGtaggatcgcagcaggatcggtaggatcggaacagaatcggtaggatcggaacagAATCGGAACAagatcggtggaagctttgagaggtcataactttgactcggattgaaccacggggcctataatatatcaaatcaaagttcgtttagagatctttaataaattttaaagtttatccttaatcgtgctatttcaaacccaaaaaatatcatttaaatctttttcggatgtctaaatttttttatcattttttcatcttattaaggttttaaattatttaaacatatgtttaattatttttgagttagtgttttattaataatatttgtgttttatcaataatattttgtCATTTCTTTTCTCTAAAATAATGAGTTTTTGGATgcctattgtctagtattgtgtgacatcaaccagtctttagaagattatttccggcgttcatatttgaatcaaaggattcaataacttctgttatatacgttaggtgctttgttgacctttaaattgaattatcttataaaccaaggaaatatttttgacattgaaagtgttatttttattgtgttaatagaaattttatattcttttattttaggatatgaaaatataaatattattactatgcgagaatgatagttgaattacatgttaatttaaatttgtacatgtagtaatataatttgaggtgttgagtgtatatatatatagttatttatttatatgtaaatgaattttttaggtattttttctaattattaatcatgtatgataaaattttaagagTTTTTGATATGATCGTACGATTttacgatccgatcctgaccctaaattAATTCTGCGTAGAATcacgattctacaaactatgggaGGGGCACTctgtttttgttttaaaaaaattaattaacccaTCTAATCTAAAGTAATTGATTCTATCCgataaaaatttttcatcaacAATCTCGggatgttcttttaaattttgcacttaataaaattgattatgttttatttttaataaatacttataaaatctaaaaaatatttattataaatttaaatttaaacttaaggtgattaatttttattttataaaattaaaaattttatttagtaaTTAGATTACTagtaaattattttctataaatttatattcatgtttttatatttagaaatagttttataaatttaaaaagaaatgtaTTTTTATGGATGTGATTATTTTTTATCTTATAAATTTAGATTATTCTGTTAATTATACAAGATTGAAGGATGTTTTTTTATTAATGAACAACAACTCATTTCCTATTAAATcaattttatataaacattttcaaaaataaataaataaataaataaatttgaaactcTTCAAATGCTCAATAAATTCATCTTAAATAGTGTTTTAATGGAGATTGATTTTGATTGCAAATGGTCAAAGAGAATTAGTTTTGAAGATGAGTGATCACTATATTCTATATTTTTAGCTTGTAAACTTGGCTCTGCTAATTTGTTTTATATTCACTTGCAATAATCATATGCAAACTTTAAGTCAtctaaaacaaataaaagaaaatatatagaGATGGCAGTGACAAGGAAGAGTTTGATTCAACCATGATCACTAGGTCAGACACATGGCAAAATGCTTAGTTAGCATCAATCAGTATAGGTCTAGAGCAAGAAGGATTTTGCTAGTTTTAGGGTTTATGACTTATGTTTTGTAAAATGACATCTAAGAGGTAAAAAGCATCATCACAGTCAAAgtatctttaattaatatcttttgGAGCTCTTAATGCGAAAAAAAATAGTAAggtgaaaaatataacaattcaTCCCAAACCCAAATTAATAAAAGGAATGAGAATGAATCAATTCATTCTACAAATAAAGTTAATAAGATAATGCTATTACATTCCAACATTACTTTATTCTTCAAAAATGATAATTTCATTCCTGTCAGTTGGATTCTGTGAAGTATTTTATAAAGAAGCATaaatcaaaaaatttatctaaacatGAATCAACAAGCAAGGAAGCTTTGGCCCTTGCCAAGCGCATTTATGGGAGAATTGTAATGTTCTCCTGTAGTCCTAAACATATTCTATATACATTGTTGGCATCTTAGCCTCTAAATTGAAAACAACTATCCGAATGGAGTCCTTCATGATTGTAAGATCATCCTTTCTGGTATAATTACTTGGATGAACAGATGAAAGGATTGCGGGATTGATAAACAAATGCAAATGAATAAGGTACAAGTGCTTGCATCAGGTGTCATCCTTAATTATCATCACTTGATGACTTTTTCCCTTCCATCGCTTCCTTTTTATCGTGACAACTTTGGCACAGGAAAGGGCCATCCCAAGCGCGTGAATTTTCTGGTTGTTGTCGTTCCGATGAATCCGAATGGATTGAAATTCCTTCACCAGGTTTCAGCTCTACTTGGCAAACTGCACATACAAAAAGCTTGAACAGGTTGCAAATGGGATAGCCAACCTCTAGCCTGAAATTCACACAAAAAAGATATCTATCATAAGAAATAGTTAGTTAATGAAATCATGAAATACAAATATGCTGAAATTTAGTTGGATTGAATTATTTTGAATgattcatcatatcataaaaatgaACCATTAGAGTACTCTTCTACAAGGATAGACACAATTTTAAGTACAAGGATGAACTAAGATTACTAATGATATAGTTTGCATGGAGTTTAGTCAATCATAAATTGGAAGCAATATGACTTGTTCATTTTGATGTAGTTAAGACTAATTTACTAATACCCAAAGCACAAAAAAAAGCCCCTTTGATTTGTATGAGTACCAAATTTTAAGCTCAAATTTAACCTTTGTTCCAATGATGCAGATCCATCCTCAAATAGTTCCTCCACCATATCTGACTCTATACAATCCTTATCTGATTGAGAAGATGGCTCATTAGACTTGCGTCGAAACATATTTTTGAATACTGCCATCCCTTGCTTCTTTTGTGGTGGCGCAGAAGGTGTTAACTTGTCTGATGGTATCAAATCAACCACAATGCAAGTAGTATCATCTCGTAGTCCTTTTACTTGCACGGCTTCCTACACATCAAGAGAAATGAAACATGAGGAAGACTATTTGTGCCCATGTAGTCATCGTCATCGTCATCAACCCACACTTGTCCTAactatatatatgtcaatgtgaGCTAGGAAAACAATTAGGATATAGTACTTTAACAATTTGGTGGGCAGCAGCTTCTACTGAGAGACCTCTAGAGCAATTGCAAGCCGTTTCAAATGACAATGCATCCCAAACACCATCACTTGAGATGATAAGCCGACAACCATTGTTGGATAGCTGTAATAATTTGTGTAAATTTGTCTTAATAAGATTCTAAAAAAGTGACAACCATCAAAGAGTAATAAAAGATAGCAAAAGTACTCACTTGTAAAATTCAAACATCTTGGATATTGTTCAACATTTGTAGgtataaaaataatcaaaataaatggGATTTTTAATATACACACGGATGCATGGTATTTTGCCAAACAGCAACCAATGGATCAATAGAACATAGTCAATATACTctaaatatttcatagggggGGAAATGCCTATGATGCATTTCATCTTAAATATTAGAAAATCGCATTATTGCTGGAAACTTGAATGAATGGACTACCTTAATTAACTTGGGCAGCTAAGCATTTTGGTAAGTGGTTCAATCTATAAAGTTAATGTGTTTATCTCTCATTAGGGTGGGTCATAATAGTTGGTTTCGCACTTGACCTACCTTTAGTCTTTGTGAAATTTTATTGGTTAGGCCTCCTATATCATCGACTAGGATTTAGAGCCATCATGAGGATGTCAAGTGCCCATTATGAGAGATTTAATCTCACATGCCGAATTTATATGCTTGGATGAGTAATTAAACTTGAACTTGGGCATTTTTTAGTTCTATTAAGTTATGTTAATGCTTTTGTTTCGAACAATATGTTATAAAACAAATATGAGAAAACTTTTATGTCACCATATAAATAAGAATGAAACCTAAGGAAACTCATGTTTAGAAGTATAGTTCTGCAAATCACATGAACTAAGCATACAGAAAGGTATTTTGATTTCACAAACCGCATAGGGAATCAAATATACAATTACAATATGGTTGTCAAATTATTCATAGCATCAGTTTATGAAAATAAAATCACTAACCTTTACTTGCTTGACATAAGGAATAGGAACAATCAATTCACCTGCATTCATGTCCCCAATTGATCTTGATATACATAACCCACCTGGCCAACATCTAAGAGGGccaatctggagaagaaaaatatCTTCTGCATTAGAAACAAATATTGGAAACAGAGAGATACAGGAGGACCAAAGTGGATAGAATTAGGTTATGAGAAATTAATGTAAATGCAAACAAGCAGACTGAAATTTTTTGCAAGTCTCAAACAATCACCTTTTATTGAGCTTTAAACATTTTCTATATGTATGTATAACTATCTCTAGTCATCCAACAATGTACACCTGTCAACATTTTTCCAGACTCCAATGAATAATAAACTACGGCTTTCCACATTCTTTTCACTTGTTTCctgttatttttatttctaattaaGTCTCTCGCGCAAACTCACAATCCAACTCCTCTGAACATAAATCTTAGCCAAGCAATGACTTAAATGTAGTAGTTGTATCTTATCTAAAAACCTCACGGACAttcagaagaattattttcatgaAATCATTTCAGGAGGTTTAGTTACTCCAAAATTTCATAGCAAAAAAGACTGTTAGAAGACAGGACTACAACAAAAAGGGGAAAAAGTAACTCTAAAAAATGTTGCTGCTCTTAAGAGGAAACTACTATAAAATACATATTATGAATAGAGATTTCATAATATTAGCTTAATTAAGTTTGATAACTGAAGAACTTAAAATAAACTATGCAAGTTATGAAAACAGCTAAACAAAAGTTCATAGTAGTTgaagaaaaaagattaagaaagtcAAGATTTTAATCATAAATTTATAGAAGAATCATAAAGAtgaaaatgttgaaaaaaatataGCACTGAAGACCTCTGCACCTCCACCGGCATTCATTCTCCCAACCCCTCCTCCACTAGCTTGTACTCGCTCAACCCTGGATAAAAAGACAGATATAAAACCATAATTGCTGTCaattgagaaaagaaaagaaaactatcAAAATATACTCACTCTTCTTCATTAACCTCGAATCGATGATCTGCTGACAACAGATAGATGGAACCTTCAGCAGACTCAAGTATGCATTGTGAATCACCAACTGATGCTACTGTTATTACCCATCCATCTATAATGACAAATGTCACCGTAGTTCCAGAAGAACGAGCTGAAAAAATAATCCACAAAAGAGTAGTTAAATATTATGCATCACTAGGAAAATTCAAATCATAAGCTAGATGAGTCAGTATAAATGAGATAAAATGAATTTAGTAGATAAGTTGTAACATATTACTTCCATCAAAGATCAATACATTTGGAAAATAACAATTAGAAAGTCAAGGAGTCATGTTCTGTAATGTGGCACAAAGAAATATGTCTCACAAAAGGTAAATAAGAAGAATGCTAGTGACATTTAATTCTTTTATCAAAACAACAAGACAATTATAAAATTTATGGGAGGTCAAGATaagcatctaaaccttcatgtaCTATCATGGATGGGAATGAAAACATCTTAGAAAGCTACATAGTAAAGAAAGAGCAATTTTGTGTATACATATCTCTTTTTTCCCAATTTATAACAAGAATATAATCAGGGACGAGAAAATGCCTATTCAAAGAAATGCAATTTGCAAGCATGAATATTTGGGGGGAAAAATACTAATGAAGGATTCCTTATAATTATGAACTTGCAAAATGGGAGTATTAAGAATCAAAATGATACCAAAACCAATACCTTTAGTTTGAAAGTCTTTGTCTGTTTTAACAAATCCAGCAACCAAAGCTCTTGGTAGCGCTGCTACCCATTCATCTCTACTCAGATTTGCAGGAATGGCACTTAAGATATTATTCAAAAGATATTCCTCAGAATATATAGCAGCTGCAGAACCATTATGCCCATCAAATAGCTGCACAAAAGAAAGATCACACAAATATACAAAatgccaaaaaaattactaaattatttTTAGCCAACCTAGACAACAACAATAGACAACCTTGAAATCTGCAAAAAGTAAACCGAAATAGTTTGCCCTTGAAAGTAAAATACATCTGATTAAAATGGAAATAAGACCTGTTTGAAACTCAAAATAATGAATAAGGCCAAGTCATGTCCAATTCCAATTCTGCAATCGAACCCAAGAAACAACTTAAGATGGAATTGATAGCTTGTGAACACTCGTTTCACCAACAATGAGATGTAAGTATATTTTAAAAAGACAAAAACACCACACAAAATTGTTTGATGATCTTTATGATCATAAATAATAACATTTATTTCTAGTTTCATATAACTATAGAGACCATAATCCAATCCGTCACCAAGAAAAAACAGTAAACACCTTGAACTAGAATCATGGAAAAGCAAATTTTCAattctattttgaaaatatttatatatatatatatatatatatatatagaaattttGAGAGAATTACCGCAAATACGGAGAAGGGAGTGACTCCTTCACCAGTTACGCGTTCACAGTCAACCTTCACAAAGGTGAAATCCTCCCCCTTTTTGCTCTGGTTGGCTTGCCCATACAAAATCTCAGGGTTATCAATCTTCTCAGAGGACGACTCCTTCTTTAAAAGCAACTCTAGCGACATTGCTCTCCCCGTCTTAGCTGCCATGTTCGCGAGACCAAAACAAACCACAAAACCCCACGAAACTTCACCGCCACCGCCGAAGGCTAGAAtatgcctcctcctcctcctcctccagttACCATTCAAAATGCATTCTCTTCATCTGCAAGAGGACTAATTGGTCCCAGAAAAGATCAAAAGTAAAATTTGAAATCGAGATTGAAATAGTTCATCGTCCAAATCGATTACGACAAACAGGAGGAAAtctaggaggaggaggaagaagaaagaacgaCGATCAATGACGCAAATGATGGATTGGAGCATTTGATTTGGACCTAATGGAGCAGAAAGGAGAGTCTAATTTGGAGAGTACGATTCAaaatctctcctttctccctcgcGGAAGAGAAGGTGGACCTTTGGGATGGGTCTCGCCTCCAAAATTACATTTCGCACTTGGTCATCCTGTACGCAAAAATGTACTTCGCCTAATACGTGATGTCGTTTCTCATCTACGGTTGAGAATAAGGGTATATATTTCGCGCTCATAtcttaaatttaataataattattatttttaaggtccattattattattttggatgTGAAAATGTGTTAAAATAAtgtcaatattatttttaattggcACTTGTAATAGGATGATAGATTTAGTTTATGCTTAAAATTGATTCAATAAGATTTACAAGAGGCTAAATCATAAACTTCTGTTATGTACACAAATTTAACATTTACTGATTACAATTACACTGACATacattttatttttcaagaacaaaaaaatatataaagaaaaagaTTTGCATAATACAGGTGCCATGTACCGTATCTCAACCTAAAATCTAGGCAATTATACTGGTGGTTGTATTCATATTTCATATACATCAAAGTATATTTACAGATACTCCGAGAACTTTCACAATCTTGAGCGTCGCATGAACCTCATCGGATTCATGGGATGCCTGCGGTGGCCAAAGCTGAAACATTGCTTCCCTTTGAAGGAAGTGCTTGGCTTTATATCCCAACCCTCTACATTCTCCGGCACGCATACATCAaacaaaatttgacttagaacGCCTTGTGGATTGATACTCGGTAGAGTGAATGACTTGTCATCGCTTGAAGAGCTTCTATTCTTTGTTTCGAAGTTGTCGTTTGGGCTTGGCAAGGCAAAGTGATCATTGGGTTCAATGACAGCTCTTCTCAGGCTTTCATTCGAAGTGATCGTCGCTTCACGCAGACTACAAATGGACTCTAGAATACTGTTGCAGGCATTTCCAAGATCTGCAGTTGCTCCATTGTAGTTACATCTCTGGGAAAAGGTTGCAGCTGCCTTGTCCAGCAACTCAATGACATTACGGTGAtattcgtttcgatgatgcataTAATGCCCTGCAGAATCGAATGTACAATTAGAAAGCAATCCAAATTTTCTCGAAAGCCATCAAAGGGACAGAGAGAAGactaacattaaaaaataaataaatttgagttttaattttctaattccaCTCCATCAGGTTTCCCAAGAATTTTTACAAGACAATACATGATTCTAGTTCCATGGTGTGGTTTTGCCATCACAACACGTTTAGGAAGTAGTTAGCATAATGCCAGAAAATTcacgaatatgaaaaattaattgGATCTCACAAATATGCTGGCTAAAGTTAGTACGGGGGTAGTTCCAGTATCATAGTTCTGTCTTTGACTACAGAGAGCACAATATACAATTGCCTCCAAAGATTATCACGTTGAAATGAAAActctagaaaataaaataaaagcgcACCTATATGAGGAGAATTGCTCCATTTTACAAGTTTGAcgtcaccaccaagctccttcagACGTTGAGCAAAGTCGAAGATAGTTTGGCATGAGGCAAATTCATCATCCTCAGAGCAAAATATGAGGAAAGGACCCATACTCTGCAGCCATGTCCAAACCAACAATAGATTACTCTCCATGGATGCAGTAAAGAATAACCGAAACCTAAATATAAGATTCATTACCACTGATGAGTACAAGATCTTCCAATACTCAGCACACTCTGCATCAAATCTACCTGTGAAAATAGTACCAAGACCAGACGTCATGGCTCTTGCTACCCATGAGGTTATTCTTGTTGGTCGAAACAATCTTTGAGCACTTGGATGATGGATGAATCGAGCAACTGAATCATTGGTGAAGTCTATTGGACCAGAATCATGTATTTGACCACAAATGCCCTCTCTAATAAGCTGATATTCATCCTTTAAGACAAGAAAATAGGTTTTGGGAGAAATTATCTTAGCACAATCTTTTCCTCATAAAATAATTAATGTGGAATAAATTGAAAAGAACGGGAAAATTAAAGTGCATCAAGATTCAGCAGCAGTTATTGGCTCCTTCATTCTCATTCCATGACAAGTAATAATAATTCCTTGTTGTCAAGTAACACCTAAGATGGCTAATGGGCTTTGCAAACAAATGCATTCACTATAAACATCCTGGAAGTGAAATGAGTTGTAACTAACCCTACAAATGCATTTCAGGAGCCTTTATCATTATGCCATAAAGATATTGACTAACTAGGGCGGATAACATATAAACAGAGTTACCAAGTTAAACAATTAA from Zingiber officinale cultivar Zhangliang chromosome 6B, Zo_v1.1, whole genome shotgun sequence carries:
- the LOC121992551 gene encoding uncharacterized protein LOC121992551, translated to MWGERGRFYWGRSEREARREAKGIAVLFSWLSSQESDLKPFVDLYCSLGWSPLVCHVDFLTLYFPDKVTSLAHGVLDELVKVIKIKRLPIVLVSFSLGSKGCMDRILQVLEGKCQGGHILDEYQLIREGICGQIHDSGPIDFTNDSVARFIHHPSAQRLFRPTRITSWVARAMTSGLGTIFTGRFDAECAEYWKILYSSVSMGPFLIFCSEDDEFASCQTIFDFAQRLKELGGDVKLVKWSNSPHIGHYMHHRNEYHRNVIELLDKAAATFSQRCNYNGATADLGNACNSILESICSLREATITSNESLRRAVIEPNDHFALPSPNDNFETKNRSSSSDDKSFTLPSINPQGVLSQILFDVCVPENVEGWDIKPSTSFKGKQCFSFGHRRHPMNPMRFMRRSRL
- the LOC121990237 gene encoding probable protein phosphatase 2C 12, giving the protein MAAKTGRAMSLELLLKKESSSEKIDNPEILYGQANQSKKGEDFTFVKVDCERVTGEGVTPFSVFALFDGHNGSAAAIYSEEYLLNNILSAIPANLSRDEWVAALPRALVAGFVKTDKDFQTKARSSGTTVTFVIIDGWVITVASVGDSQCILESAEGSIYLLSADHRFEVNEEEVERVQASGGGVGRMNAGGGAEIGPLRCWPGGLCISRSIGDMNAGELIVPIPYVKQVKLSNNGCRLIISSDGVWDALSFETACNCSRGLSVEAAAHQIVKEAVQVKGLRDDTTCIVVDLIPSDKLTPSAPPQKKQGMAVFKNMFRRKSNEPSSQSDKDCIESDMVEELFEDGSASLEQRLEVGYPICNLFKLFVCAVCQVELKPGEGISIHSDSSERQQPENSRAWDGPFLCQSCHDKKEAMEGKKSSSDDN